The window CGGCCCGCGGTCTCCCAGGAGGTCGCGGAGACGGACCTGGTCCGTGTACGCCGCGCTGTCGCGGACGGTGGCGAGCCTGGCCTGGGTGACCAGCCCGGTGCACAGGCCGTCCTCGTCGCAGACGAGCAGATGACCCGCGCGGGCACTGGCCATGACGGCCAGGGCCACCTCGACCGTCATGTCGTCACAGACCTGTGGACCGGCCGCCTCCATCGCGTCATCCACCGTCCGGTGCACAGGGTTGGCGTTCGCCGAGCGGGGCTGCATCTGGACCAGCGTCAAAACGTGCCTCCTACAGAGATGGGTCAGTTTCCTGATCACGTGGTTCTCAGGCCGCCGCATCGAAGGCGGACTGCCGCACGCTCACGCGCCGGACCGTCGAAGCGGGCCGTCGCCTGCCGCGGGAGGCCGCGCTGCGCTTGGCGCGTTCGACGACGGGTGCGGTGATGACGACGGGGATGCCGGAGGGGGCTTGGGCGCCGGTGATCCGGTTCAGTGCCTCTTCGCCGGAGCGGACCTGGGTGGTCTGCGGGACGATGCCGGCGGCGGCCATGAGGCGGGTCATGTCGCGGCGCTGGTTGGGGGTGACGAGGGTGACGACGCTGCCTGACTCGCCGGCGCGGGCGGTGCGGCCTCCGCGGTGGAGGTAGTCCTTGTGGTCGGTCG is drawn from Streptomyces sp. NBC_01232 and contains these coding sequences:
- a CDS encoding CBS domain-containing protein encodes the protein MTLVQMQPRSANANPVHRTVDDAMEAAGPQVCDDMTVEVALAVMASARAGHLLVCDEDGLCTGLVTQARLATVRDSAAYTDQVRLRDLLGDRGPVTSPLTTMAEAEHAMRYRRLDALPVVDEQGSALGVLALAR